One stretch of Daphnia pulicaria isolate SC F1-1A chromosome 6, SC_F0-13Bv2, whole genome shotgun sequence DNA includes these proteins:
- the LOC124343481 gene encoding uncharacterized protein LOC124343481: MATVWQRRQRCRAVLHLSWLILLIARPCLAAVSVQTTSSVLEEVLEHGPLFDEMEDEAWWSGVDVVDTALRSWPEPGPISDPSGLLAVSTSAPMEEEDFCRFWQGHGRPESSGSWLPADACSLMNRALAVDLSGGSSSMLLLPRLPPPPPVPPTLTDLVKQLNQLSQLQQEQSQSQQPTNVGNNDSECLLCQWATLNGTIDLLPNSELSSENTWVPMLVVVALVSAMLGAVLMITALKCRRFKVLPRGGSCPTLPVGYMVGEGKEGVVQTSTTELAGMETLPKNYTVRQPGESNGTMTSTLGRPRLETPTMNVMSDLAGQSHQLQHLQQLQQLQKQMAGVNNNKSRAAETGTGWRVKLWRKMTGGSAGDSASDYCQDPYMAGVDHSDDISAVYAELNSVAGSTGVHRPSPIYHLNTYSEIREPHHMMMPPPPTHPSQHQQQHLQPQASSSLAATLHLRRLLSDGTYENAGYALERGVVLMEHLDAVSNSNCSASTPSSAYYSDLSNSDRSGSLHHQQQHQLLQWATGSGQAGRGGRPRVGSESHGSSHSLPPHQHCCHHQHHVHQHHCHHQHSRSLQEQQMIRAIPRDLMPIALQVIPDNQQTVPVLHYLPDEVAAAHHHHLLTATFSRGGVSASMRDDGSTGSCKRPLPPLPSRQQQRPQRRYAYAVDHQANHSPGNESPPHDPASVGGGESPALSCVPSEYV, encoded by the exons ATGGCAACAGTTTGGCAGAGGCGTCAAAGATGTCGTGCCGTCTTGCACTTGAGCTGGCTAATCCTGCTGATCGCCCGGCCGTGCCTGGCCGCCGTGTCCGTCCAAACGACGTCGTCCGTCCTGGAGGAAGTCCTGGAACACGGGCCGCTGTTTGACGAAATGGAAGACGAGGCCTGGTGGAGCGGCGTCGACGTCGTGGACACAGCCTTGCGGTCGTGGCCGGAACCCGGTCCAATATCCGATCCGTCTGGATTGCTGGCCGTCTCAACGAGTGCACCGATGGAAGAGGAGGATTTCTGCCGCTTCTGGCAGGGCCACGGCCGTCCTGAATCATCGGGGTCCTGGCTCCCAGCGGACGCCTGTTCATTGATGAACAGGGCGCTGGCCGTTGACCTTTCGGGCGGATCCAGCTCCATGTTGTTGCTGCCCCGATTGCCTCCCCCGCCGCCCGTCCCGCCCACTCTGACTGATCTGGTCAAGCAGCTCAATCAGCTCAGTCAACTCCAACAGGAGCAGTCGCAGTCCCAGCAGCCGACCAACGTCGGCAACAATGACAGTGAGTGCCTGCTCTGTCAATGGGCCACGCTCAATGGCACCATCGATCTTCTGCCCAATTCAG AACTGAGCAGCGAAAATACCTGGGTCCCGATGCTCGTCGTTGTGGCACTTGTCTCCGCCATGTTGGGCGCCGTCCTGATGATCACCGCCCTAAAATGCCGCCG GTTCAAGGTTCTGCCACGCGGAG gatCGTGCCCAACTCTTCCTGTTGGCTACATGGTGGGCGAAGGTAAAGAGGGCGTTGTCCAGACCAGCACGACCGAACTGGCTGGAATGGAGACGCTGCCGAAGAATTACACGGTGCGACAGCCGGGCGAGTCGAACGGGACGATGACGTCGACTCTGGGGCGTCCGAGATTGGAGACGCCGACGATGAACGTCATGTCGGATTTGGCCGGCCAGTCGCACCAACTGCAGCATCTCCAGCAGCTCCAGCAACTGCAGAAGCAGATGGCCGGAGTCAATAATAACAAGTCGCGGGCGGCCGAGACGGGCACCGGATGGCGGGTGAAACTCTGGCGCAAGATGACAGGAGGATCGGCCGGGGATTCCGCCTCGGATTACTGCCAAGATCCTTACATGGCAGGTGTGGATCACTCGGACGACATTAGCGCCGTTTACGCCGAGTTGAACAGCGTGGCCGGGTCGACGGGAGTCCACCGGCCTTCGCCCATTTACCACTTGAACACGTACTCGGAGATCCGTGAGCCGCACCACATGATGATGCCACCTCCGCCGACTCATCCatcgcagcaccagcagcagcatctgcAGCCGCAGGCCTCCTCTTCCCTGGCGGCCACCCTTCACCTGAGGCGTCTGCTGAGTGACGGGACCTACGAGAACGCCGGATACGCGCTGGAGCGGGGCGTGGTCCTCATGGAGCACTTGGACGCCGTCAGCAACAGCAACTGCAGCGCCTCGACGCCCAGCAGCGCCTACTACTCAGACCTGTCCAATTCGGACCGGAGCGGCTCGctgcaccaccagcagcagcaccagctgCTGCAATGGGCGACGGGAAGTGGGCAGGCTGGGCGAGGAGGCCGTCCGAGGGTCGGGAGCGAGAGTCACGGCTCGTCGCACAGTTTACCGCCTCACCAGCACTGCtgccaccaccagcaccacgTCCACCAGCACCACTGCCATCACCAGCACTCGAGGAGTCTGCAGGAGCAGCAGATGATCCGGGCGATCCCCCGCGATCTGATGCCCATCGCCCTCCAGGTCATTCCGGACAACCAGCAGACCGTGCCGGTTCTGCACTACCTGCCGGACGAGGTGGCCGccgcccaccaccaccacctgctGACGGCCACCTTCTCGCGCGGCGGAGTTTCTGCCTCGATGAGAGACGACGGGTCGACGGGGTCGTGCAAgcggccgctgccgccgctgccgtcgcgacagcagcagcgaccTCAGCGTCGCTACGCCTACGCCGTCGATCACCAGGCCAATCATTCGCCCGGCAACGAGTCGCCACCTCACGATCCCGCCTCCGTCGGCGGAGGAGAATCACCGGCGCTCTCTTGCGTCCCATCTGAATACGTGTAA